From the Halorhabdus utahensis DSM 12940 genome, one window contains:
- a CDS encoding PAS domain-containing sensor histidine kinase, protein MSDPSQQSAQPVSVDPSALPYPYQRLTRNGHISAVNEAWVTVLGYEAANVCGEQFGEYVHSGDRDNFRTAFDRFVAGERSSPIELDIRHADGHPVTVMLDIRVERDHNGRFENAHCQFTEIDTASGAGSVSNTGGDTDADFSATEERMKLAVKGAKLGIWDWDMEADEVLRDELLANMLGYSPAEMGDQLDDWEQLVHPDGKQRHDEALAEHIDTDTDFYQCDYRMETKSGDWKWVRTMGTVVEEDDDGTPLRSVGIHLDIDEQKRNQLKLARRTEQLEALNRVVRHDIRNDMNVLHMWATELEGHVDEAGAEALEQILSSSRHIIELTKVAREFIESLGAGDELDMEPIDLREVLSNEVNTQRGAYPEADFRIRGELPSVTVRANGMLSSVFRNLLVNAVEHNDSATPTVTVSVTVRDQTVAVRVADDGPGIADVLKDEIFGKGTKGLSGGTGIGLYLVETLVESYGGDVRIADDGEGQEPSVSNRQESEDNEPTGAVFVVALPLYESDH, encoded by the coding sequence GTGAGTGACCCCTCCCAACAGTCGGCACAGCCGGTGAGTGTCGACCCCTCAGCTCTCCCGTATCCGTATCAGCGACTGACTCGGAACGGACACATCAGCGCGGTCAACGAGGCATGGGTCACTGTCTTGGGATACGAGGCAGCGAACGTCTGTGGTGAGCAGTTTGGAGAGTACGTCCACTCGGGCGACAGGGACAACTTCCGGACGGCGTTCGATCGATTCGTTGCTGGGGAGCGATCGAGCCCGATCGAATTGGACATCCGACATGCAGATGGCCATCCCGTGACGGTGATGCTCGATATCCGCGTCGAACGTGACCATAATGGGAGATTCGAGAACGCGCACTGCCAGTTCACCGAAATCGACACGGCCAGCGGCGCAGGATCCGTCTCAAACACTGGTGGAGACACTGACGCGGATTTCAGTGCCACGGAAGAGCGAATGAAGTTGGCCGTTAAAGGGGCAAAACTCGGAATCTGGGACTGGGACATGGAGGCCGACGAGGTATTGCGCGACGAACTGCTGGCGAACATGCTGGGCTATTCACCGGCAGAGATGGGCGATCAGTTGGACGATTGGGAACAGCTCGTCCATCCGGACGGCAAGCAGCGCCACGACGAGGCGCTCGCGGAACATATCGACACGGACACGGACTTCTATCAGTGTGATTACCGGATGGAGACGAAATCCGGTGACTGGAAGTGGGTGCGAACCATGGGCACGGTGGTCGAGGAGGACGATGACGGGACACCGCTTCGGTCAGTGGGGATCCACCTCGACATCGACGAACAGAAGCGCAACCAGCTGAAACTCGCCCGCCGCACCGAGCAACTCGAAGCGCTCAATCGCGTCGTCCGACACGACATCCGCAACGACATGAACGTGCTTCACATGTGGGCAACAGAGCTTGAGGGCCACGTCGACGAGGCGGGCGCTGAGGCCCTCGAACAGATCCTCTCTTCGAGTCGCCACATCATCGAGCTGACGAAGGTTGCTCGCGAATTCATCGAATCGCTGGGGGCCGGAGACGAGTTGGACATGGAACCAATCGACCTGCGAGAGGTCCTCTCGAACGAGGTGAACACACAGCGCGGTGCGTATCCGGAGGCCGACTTTCGGATCCGCGGTGAGTTGCCGTCCGTGACCGTCCGGGCGAACGGCATGCTTTCGTCGGTCTTCCGGAACCTGCTCGTCAACGCCGTCGAACACAACGATTCCGCGACGCCGACGGTCACTGTTTCGGTGACGGTCCGAGACCAAACCGTCGCGGTTCGAGTGGCAGACGATGGGCCCGGCATCGCGGATGTCCTGAAGGACGAAATCTTCGGCAAGGGGACGAAAGGCCTCTCGGGCGGGACTGGCATCGGCCTGTATCTGGTCGAAACGCTCGTCGAGAGTTACGGCGGGGACGTCCGGATCGCCGACGATGGAGAGGGTCAGGAGCCGTCCGTAAGCAATCGGCAGGAATCCGAGGACAACGAGCCCACCGGGGCCGTCTTTGTGGTGGCGTTACCGCTATACGAGTCCGACCACTGA